In one window of Maribacter sp. BPC-D8 DNA:
- a CDS encoding TIGR01777 family oxidoreductase codes for MKVLITGATGLVGSELVSQCHKKGYAVNYLTTRKNKIVSEDNYKGFFWNPKAGEIDAKCLDGVSVIINLAGSSISKRWTSSYKKEIINSRVNTLELLKSTLLANENHTVKSLISASAIGIYPDSVSNYYTEDEAAVDDSFLGEVVAIWEKKINEFKPLGLKVAKVRIGLVMSKDGGALPEMAKPVKYYVGAAFGSGQQWQSWIHITDLAAIFLHITKYELKGTFNGVAPNPVTNVKLVKEIAKALDQPLILPNIPKFVMYAVLGKMAYILFASQRVSSKKIEEEGFIFQYANICQALGSIYNTNTECIDSKNKVTKQFVS; via the coding sequence ATGAAAGTATTGATAACAGGTGCGACAGGTTTAGTGGGTAGCGAGTTGGTATCTCAATGCCATAAAAAGGGTTATGCCGTTAATTACCTAACCACACGTAAAAACAAAATTGTTTCAGAAGATAATTACAAAGGTTTCTTCTGGAATCCAAAGGCTGGTGAAATAGACGCTAAGTGTTTAGATGGTGTTTCTGTTATCATCAATTTGGCTGGTTCTAGTATTTCTAAACGATGGACGAGTAGTTATAAGAAAGAAATTATAAATAGTAGGGTAAATACCTTAGAGTTGCTAAAGAGTACACTTTTAGCAAATGAAAATCATACCGTAAAATCACTTATTTCTGCATCTGCAATTGGCATTTATCCCGATTCGGTAAGCAACTACTATACTGAAGATGAAGCAGCTGTTGATGATAGTTTTTTAGGAGAGGTGGTCGCTATTTGGGAAAAGAAAATTAATGAATTCAAACCCTTAGGATTAAAAGTCGCTAAGGTACGTATAGGTCTTGTAATGTCTAAAGATGGTGGGGCGTTACCAGAAATGGCAAAACCGGTTAAGTATTATGTAGGTGCTGCTTTTGGTTCTGGTCAACAATGGCAATCGTGGATTCACATAACAGATTTGGCAGCTATTTTTCTACATATAACAAAGTATGAATTAAAAGGTACATTTAATGGTGTTGCGCCAAACCCTGTAACTAATGTCAAGCTCGTAAAAGAAATTGCGAAAGCATTAGATCAACCACTTATATTGCCAAATATTCCGAAGTTTGTCATGTATGCCGTACTTGGTAAAATGGCATATATCTTATTTGCAAGTCAGCGTGTAAGCAGTAAAAAAATAGAAGAAGAAGGTTTTATTTTTCAATACGCTAATATTTGTCAAGCACTCGGGTCAATTTATAATACAAACACCGAATGTATTGATTCTAAAAATAAAGTGACAAAACAATTTGTGTCTTAA
- the mnmD gene encoding tRNA (5-methylaminomethyl-2-thiouridine)(34)-methyltransferase MnmD, whose product MKREIITTGDGSKTIQIMDWQEQYHSKHGAIQEAYHVFIKSGLDLFKDQEIQILEIGFGTGLNAFITLIEFEKRNLQIKYAGVEAYPVSNEELEQLNYLEELKSLSRKDDFDLMHSSPWGQEIEIAENFSLNKQQKFFKEIDALNTYDLIYFDAFGARVQPELWTVEIFQIMFNAMKSGGYLVTYAAKGSVRRAMLEVGFLVERLPGPPGKREMLRAKKQ is encoded by the coding sequence TTGAAAAGAGAAATTATTACTACAGGCGATGGTTCTAAAACCATTCAGATTATGGACTGGCAAGAACAGTACCACTCAAAACATGGTGCTATTCAAGAAGCTTACCATGTATTTATTAAGTCTGGTTTAGATTTATTCAAAGACCAAGAAATTCAAATTCTAGAAATTGGTTTTGGTACAGGGCTAAATGCGTTTATCACACTTATTGAATTTGAAAAACGCAATCTGCAAATAAAGTATGCAGGTGTAGAGGCTTATCCGGTTTCAAATGAAGAGCTCGAACAATTAAATTATTTAGAAGAATTAAAATCACTTTCTAGAAAAGATGATTTTGATTTAATGCATTCATCGCCTTGGGGGCAAGAAATAGAAATTGCTGAAAATTTTAGTCTAAACAAGCAACAGAAATTTTTTAAAGAGATTGATGCGCTAAATACTTACGATCTCATTTATTTTGATGCTTTTGGCGCTCGCGTACAGCCAGAATTATGGACGGTAGAAATTTTTCAAATCATGTTCAATGCTATGAAGAGTGGTGGGTATTTGGTTACTTATGCAGCTAAAGGTAGTGTTAGGCGGGCTATGTTAGAAGTAGGTTTTCTTGTAGAGCGACTTCCTGGACCTCCTGGTAAAAGAGAAATGCTGAGGGCTAAAAAACAATAA
- a CDS encoding DUF4920 domain-containing protein — MSFAGISTFLGFMKGFNILLVFLFGFFTCLAQQDVANSSSKFYGDEFKITELSSKDDVMKKFASMPVADSLNLQFKTKVKEVCKVKGCWMIVELPEGEQAMVRFKDYGFFMPADILEKEVVLNGLAFVEEMSVGDQQHYAKDGGKTEEEIAKITTPKRTYSFEASGVLVPN, encoded by the coding sequence ATGAGTTTTGCAGGTATATCAACATTTTTAGGATTTATGAAAGGATTTAACATATTACTTGTGTTTTTATTTGGGTTTTTTACTTGTCTTGCACAGCAAGATGTGGCTAATAGTTCATCAAAATTTTATGGTGATGAATTTAAAATCACCGAATTAAGTAGTAAAGATGATGTCATGAAGAAATTTGCTTCAATGCCTGTAGCTGACTCTTTGAACCTTCAATTTAAAACTAAGGTTAAAGAGGTTTGCAAAGTAAAAGGTTGTTGGATGATTGTTGAGCTACCAGAAGGTGAGCAAGCAATGGTGCGTTTTAAAGATTACGGATTCTTTATGCCGGCAGATATTCTAGAGAAAGAAGTTGTTTTAAATGGATTGGCATTTGTGGAAGAAATGAGTGTTGGTGATCAACAGCACTATGCTAAAGATGGTGGTAAGACAGAAGAAGAGATAGCAAAAATTACAACTCCGAAAAGAACATATAGTTTCGAAGCATCGGGAGTGTTAGTTCCAAATTAA
- a CDS encoding branched-chain amino acid aminotransferase, with the protein MSIATKDITIEKVKTSKIDQVDFDNLAFGSVFSDHMMVCTYKNGAWEMPTITPYQPITLDPSSKIFHYGQSIFEGMKAYKDEKNDVYLFRPLENHKRFNISAERMCIPQIPEDYFMEGLTTLLNLDKDFIPTQEGSSLYIRPFMFASGNGFHASPADEYKFIIACAPSGAYFSGKVKVLIEEKYSRSANGGVGFAKAGGNYAGQFYPTQLAVAKGYNQVIWTDDTTHEYIEEAGAMNIFIRINDTLLTGPTSDRILDGITRKSILDIAKDQGIKTEVRKITVKEVVEAAKDGSLKEMFGAGTAAVISPIAGFGFRDTDYELPELDNSYAQRLKKIITDIQYNKSEDKFGWRFKVEA; encoded by the coding sequence ATGAGTATTGCAACGAAAGATATCACAATAGAAAAGGTAAAAACCTCTAAAATTGACCAAGTAGATTTTGACAATCTTGCTTTTGGTTCTGTATTTTCAGACCATATGATGGTCTGTACCTACAAAAATGGTGCTTGGGAAATGCCAACAATAACGCCTTACCAGCCAATTACGCTAGATCCATCTTCGAAGATTTTTCATTACGGACAATCTATTTTCGAAGGTATGAAAGCCTATAAGGATGAAAAGAATGATGTCTACCTATTTAGACCATTAGAAAACCACAAGCGTTTTAATATTTCTGCGGAAAGAATGTGTATACCTCAAATTCCTGAAGATTACTTTATGGAAGGGCTTACCACGTTACTTAACCTAGATAAAGATTTTATACCTACCCAAGAAGGTAGTTCATTATATATAAGACCTTTTATGTTCGCTTCTGGTAATGGTTTTCATGCTTCACCTGCCGATGAATATAAATTCATTATCGCGTGTGCACCTTCTGGGGCATATTTTTCTGGTAAAGTAAAAGTACTTATTGAAGAGAAATATTCTAGATCAGCAAACGGTGGTGTTGGTTTCGCAAAAGCTGGCGGTAATTATGCAGGTCAATTTTACCCTACTCAATTAGCAGTAGCAAAAGGATACAACCAAGTAATCTGGACAGATGACACTACCCATGAATATATTGAAGAAGCGGGTGCAATGAACATCTTCATTAGAATTAATGATACCTTATTAACAGGACCTACGAGTGATCGTATTCTTGATGGTATCACCAGAAAAAGTATTTTAGATATCGCTAAAGACCAAGGTATAAAAACCGAGGTTAGAAAAATTACGGTCAAAGAAGTAGTTGAAGCAGCTAAAGATGGTTCTTTAAAAGAAATGTTCGGTGCTGGTACAGCAGCCGTTATTTCGCCTATTGCCGGTTTCGGATTTAGAGATACAGATTATGAGTTGCCAGAGTTAGATAATAGCTATGCACAACGACTAAAGAAAATTATAACAGATATACAGTACAACAAGTCTGAAGATAAGTTCGGATGGCGCTTTAAAGTAGAAGCATAA